ACATACTGCATATTTTACCTTCAAAAGTAAGGGAATTTTGCCACTAGAAGAAGAAAGTGAATCGAAGGTTTTAAAAGAATATTCACGAAATGACTCCATTAGATTTGTTAAAAGTGGAGGAGTATGTATTTTTTTTAATTGAAAATCATAATTTTATAGTATGATTAAAGAAAAAAATAAGAATGTTTACAGAATTGTTTTTTGTAAAAGAAAAAATTTTATCTTTATTCAATCAAACAAGATCCTCAACTACGGAAGAGGTTTTGTATAGTTTAATTTAATTTAAGTTGAAAATAGAGCCTATATCCAGGGCGAAAATGAACAGTACAATGGTAAAACAAGAATTTACTGCATTATTTAAAGGGTACAAAATTCCTAAGGAATTAAAGAGCTTATTAGAGTTTCAAGTATCCGAAAACATTCCCTCTTATTATTCAAATGCGATTTATTTAATGACAGAAGAAACCCCACTGATTGAAAGTTTTTCAACAGAAGAGGAGTTTCTAAAAGCATTTATTCCTTTTGCTGAAGCAAATAGCTCAGGAAGTATCTATGCTTTTTGGATTAATAACAAAGAAGTAGATGATTTAACTCAAACTCCTATCGTTGCCTTTGGTGATGAAGGTGGTGTTTTTGTCGTTGCTAAAAATATTCAAGAATTATTGCAGATAGCCGCGTATGATGTGGAAGCTGTGGTATTTGAAGATGAATTTTATTTTCAAGATAAAGAAGTATTAGAAGAGGAAGGAGAATTTAATTCTGCTGAATTCTGTACAGAGTATTTGGATTGGTTGCGTACAGAAGCAAAGTTAAAACCAATCTTGACCATCGAGGGTGTAGATGCTATCGTTGATCATGCTCAAACAATGTATCAAGAAAAATTAGAACAGTATATCAAACGTTTTGTTTAGAAAGAACAAAAAGTAGTATATTGCGTTAAAATTTTAAGAAATGGATCACAATCAGTTTAACCAAGAGTTTGATCATGCAGTAAGTAATAAGCAGAATCAAATGCCAGCGAAGCCTAATAATTATTTAGCTTTGTCTATCGTATCAACAATTTTAGGTTTTTGTTCGTGTATTGGACTTTTACTGGGTATTGTTGCAATTGTAATGTCTGCACAGTCAGGTAAAAAATATGAGCAAGGAGATTATGATGGAGCAGTAAAAGCTGCAAAAAATGCAAAAATTATTAGCTTTATTGTGTTAGCTATTTTTGTTCTTCACATTGCTTATAGTTGGTATAATATCCAGCAGTTAGGTGGATGGGATGCTTATATTGAGACTATTCAAGAAGCGATGAGACAAGGGCAAGCTGGAATGTAAGACCAAGTAGCATGCAGATTTTTTATCGGATTCTTTTTTACGTCCTGCTTCCTATCGGAATTGTAGTTGCCGTAAGTAAAGGATTGAGTTATTTTCCTGCGGTTGTAACCTGCTCAATAAAAGACTATACCGGATGGGATTGCCCAGGGTGTGGTGGACAAAGAGCAATCGATGCAATCATTAAAGGAAAATTTAAAGATGCATTCTATTATAATCAGCTGATATATCTTTACCTAGGAGTCATGCTCTATATATATGTACTCTTTGTGGAAAGCTATATACTGAAAAACAAAAGATTTATGCAGCGATTTGGATTTAGTAATACGTTTGCATTTCTCTTTGTAGGAATAATACTCTTCTTTTTTATTATAAGAAATGTATAAAAAGGTTCGATTGTTTGCAATCGAACCTTTTTTTGTTTAGATCACATGGATTTAATCGTTTCTTTGTTTAAAATCTTTTATTAGTTTGCTGATATTGAGTTTTGTGTATTTATTTTTAGTTAGATTTTTAATTAAATAGATTTTTAGTTAAAATTAGCATTATTGTTAGTTTTATGCTTAACTTTCACGACCTAAAATTAGAAACAACCAAAAGACAGAATTTATGAAAAAAAATACCTTGTTGTTATTCAGCTTGTTTTCCTTGTGGGGAGTGAGCATGAATGCGCAAACGGAACAAATTCGTAAAAAAATTATTTCTACTTACGATAAGTTGAATGTAGAAGAAGCTAAGGCCTTTGAAAAAGCGAGAATTGAAGAGAAAGAATTCGCTTATAAAATGGCTAAAGAAAACAATAAACCAATTTCAGGAATTACGGAAGATGGTAGAGTGTTTTCTTTACAGCGAATTAATGAAAATGGTTCGTATATATACTATACTACAAGTAATGCAGGAAGTAGAAAAACAACAAGAGTAAATGATATAGCACCAGGTGGAAGCTTAGGTTTAAACTTAGATGGAACAGGAATGCTTGTAGGGGTATGGGATGGTCAACCAGCTTTAGATACACATGTGGAATTTCAAGGAGATACGGGTGGAAGTCGTATGACATTGAGAAGGCCTTTGCTTAATCTTGGTACAGCTTCACAAGATGAACGTTTGAGTTTTGAACGTGGACGATCACATGCTACACACGTATCGGGAACAATCGCTGCAAAAGGAGTCAATGCTTCTGCAAAAGGAATGGCGCCAGCTGCGAGAATAATTAGTTATGATTGGGATAGAGATACGCAATATATGCGTCAAGCTGCAAGAACAGATGCGTTATTGGTATCGAATCACTCCTACGGATATACAGCAATTGACGATGGCGGACGTCCAGTGCTCGCAGTTAGGGATTTCGGAACGTATGATTTTACAAGTGCTGATTTTGATAAACTTACTTTTGAATATAAATACTATCAACCAGTTATTGCAGCTGGGAATGATAGAGATAATTTTAGAATCATTAACCCTACTAAAAATGGAAATGATTTACTTACAGGATCTGCGGTAGCTAAAAATACAATTGTTGTAGCAGCAGTTCAAGAAGTTGCTAACTATACGGGGCCTGCAAGTGTAGTAATGTCTGAGTTTAGTAACTTTGGACCTACAAATGATTTTCGTATTAAACCCGATATTTCGTCTAAAGGGGTAAGAGTATTTTCTAGTAATTACGAATTGCCAACACCTATAACAGGAGTGCCTAGAACTAATTTATATTCAAATTCTAGTGGTACATCCATGGCCGCTCCTTCAGTGACAGGTGTGATTGCCTTATGGCAACAATGGGCGATGGAGAAAAATAACAATGCATTCAAGTCAGCAACAATTCGCGCGTTGATGGCACATACTGCTGATGAAGCTGGAAGTGCAAAAGGACCAGATCATAAATTTGGATGGGGATTAATCAATGCAAAAGGGGGTGTTCAAATTCTGGAAGGAAGTAAAGTGAGTGGTGTAGTTTTAGAAGAGAATGTATTAGTACAAGGTTCAACATATGAAAAACAGTTTTCAGTAGGGGAAAGTGGAATTAATGTTATTGTTACAATTGCTTGGACTGACCCAGAAGGTTCATTAACGAATGGAGATAACTCGGATGAAAATTATGCAAAGAATAATCCTTCTTTAGTGAATGATTTAGATTTACGTGTATTTAAAGACGGAGTAGAGTATTTGCCTTGGCGATTAAATAAAGACTTCAATAATCTAGTTGCTCAAAAAGGAGATAATAATGTTGATAATATTGAGAAAATTGAAATTGAAGGAGCGGAAGCTGGTATTTATACAGCGAAAGTAACGCATAAAGGTGTATTAAGAGGAGGAAGCCAAGAGTTTTCAATTATTATGAGCCGTAGCGATTTCAATAATTTATCTACTGAAGAGTTTGAGTTGACAGATTTATCTTTTGCTATTTGGCCAAATCCAGTAGTGGATCAGTTGAATGTAACGATTCCAGAAGAGGTTAATGTGAAAGGGATGTCTATTCAGGTATTTGATATGACAGGTCGTTTGGTACAAAGCTTACCAACACTATCCTCAAATCAAGTAGAAGTAGATATGAAAGGATTGTCATCAGGTACTTATTTTGTGAAGATAAAAGGCAATGGCTTTGACAAGACAGAGCGTATTGTAAAAAAATAAATAAGTAGTTAAACAACTATAGGAAGAAGGAGAGCTGTGCTCTCCTTTTTTTGTGCTTTTTTTGAAGAATATTTTTGAAGAATATTTTTGAAGAATATTTTTTCTTTTAGAGAGGGCACATGACCATGTGTCCCTACCTATATATATAAGGAGAGCATCAAAAAATAAAAATATCTTTCCCCGCCCGTACGGGCACATGGCAATGCGCCTTTTGCCTGAAGCATCTTTTTCAAAAGATATTCTTCTTTTATTAGATTCATTTTCCAAAAACGCTCCTTGCAAAAACGCAAAAAAGCGTTTACCTCTATATATACGTACGGGCACATGGCAATGTGCCCCTTGCTCGAACCATCTTTTTCAAAAGATATTCTTCTTTTATCTGATGCATTCCCCAAAAACGCTCCTTGCAAAAAGGCAAAAAAGCAAAAAAAAGCAGCATAACACTTTCACAAGATCCTAATCCATGAAAAAGTCAAAAAAAACTTTGAGTTGTAACGTGTATAATAATAGGGAGTTGCGATAATTATTGTAAATACTTTTAAAAAAAGGTTGCGTAAAGTTTGGAAGTGGTGAAAAAGGTGCTACTTTTGCATCCGCATTAAACAAGCAGACGTTCATAGAAAAGCAGTAGAAAAAGACTTGAGATTGGTTCAAAAATATTTTTAAAAATAAATTTGGATAATCGAAATAAAGAGTCTTATCTTTGCAGTCCGCTTCAGTAAATACTGCGGGTTGGCAAAAAACGAAAGAAAATATTTTTCAAAAAAAGTTTTGCTAATTCGAATAAAGTTTTTACTTTTGCGCTCGCTTTGGTAGACAGAGAATAACGAAAAGAAGGAAAGAAAAAAATCTCAAATTTTTTTTGTCAATTCAAAAAAGTTGTTTACTTTTGCACTCGCTTCGAAAAACAAGAGTAGGAGAGAGATTGAAACACGATCATAGACATATTGGACAACAGCATACAAAATAAAGAGAGTAAGGTGATTTTAGGATCACGAATAAACTAGCTAACTTTTTACAATATTAAAAATATACGATGAAGAGTTTGATCCTGGCTCAGGATGAACGCTAGCGGCAGGCCTAACACATGCAAGTCGAGGGGTATAGAGAGCTTGCTTTCTAGAGACCGGCGGATGGGTGAGTAACGCGTATGCAACCTACCTTTTACAGGGGAATAGCCCGGAGAAATTCGGATTAATGCTCCATGGTTTATATGAATGGCATCGTTTGTATAATAAAGATTTATCGGTAAAAGATGGGCATGCGTATCATTAGCTAGTTGGTGTGGTAACGGCATACCAAGGCTACGATGATTAGGGGTNNNNNNNNNNNNNNNNNNNNNNNNNNNNNNNNNNNNNNNNNNNNNNNNNNNNNNNNNNNNNNNNNNNNNNNNNNNNNNNNNNNNNNNNNNNNNNNNNNNNGTTATTGCGGCGGGGCTCACCTCTTCCCATTTCGAACAGAGAAGTTAAGCCCGCTAGCGCAGATGGTACTGCCACATGGTGGGAGAGTATGTCGTCGCCCTTCTTTTGAAAAGCCTGATTACGTAAGTAGTCAGGCTTTTTTGTTTTATACCGGTTTGGAAAAAGACGTAGGGGCCAATGGCAATTGGCCTTCTTGCAGGATACATATCGTATCACTGAATCCACCACAAAAAAGCAAAGAAGCGAAAAAGCGAAAATACATCCTCTCAAAAAAATAATCTTCAAAAAAAATGTAACGTTTTCGTATTTTTAGTACTTACTACTAAAATACCAATCAATCTATAGTACATGAAACGTTTATTTCTACTTCACTTTCTTTTTATATGCACCTTTTTTACAAGTTTCGCTCAAGAACAACTACCAAAATCTATTCTTTGGGAGATTAGTGGCAATGGTTTAGTAGAATCTTCCTATTTATTGGGAACGTTTCACCTCGTCTGTACAGAGGATTTACACGTAGCGGATAAAGTTTTAACGGCTATTGAGGCTGTGGATCAAATTGCTTTAGAGGTGAATTTGGCGGATATCGATGAATTAATGAGCATACAAGAGTTGATGGTTTCCAACACTACGTTATCCTCTCAACTGACTGAAGAAGAGCAAGAAGAGTTTCGTACGCTGTTAAAAAGTAAATATGCCATTGATTTAGAAGTCGTCGATCACTTTCCTCCAATCCTTGCTATGAGTATGTTGGCTGTTAAAGATATTCCTTGTGAAGTTACGGGATATGATATGGAAATTTTAAATGTGGGGTTGAGTAAAAAGAAATACTTTTTAGGCTTAGAACGTTTTAAAGATCAAATAGAAATCACCAATCGCATTTATACTGCCAAAGAAATTCTGACACAGCTGAGAGAAAAAGAGGAAACAACTGCTGATTTTGAGATGATGGTTGCTGCTTTTAATCAAGAAGATATAGAAATGCTGTATCAGATGGCTACTGATTCTAAGTCATTATCAGCAGAGGGAAAAACCTTGTTATTGGATAATCGCAACCGCGCTTGGATAGAAAAGATGATTGACTTGATGCCTAAAGAACGTACCTTATTTGCTGTAGGTGCGGGACATTTAGCAGGAGAAGTTGGTGTAATTGCCCTATTGAGAGAAAAGGGGTATACAGTCAAGGCAATTTTAAAGTAATTAGTTGTGCGAGTCAACATAGAAAAAGAGTTTTTAGAACAGGTTAATGACCATAAAGGTATCTTATTTAAGGTAGCGAAGCTCTATATGGATACCAAAGCAGATCAAGAAGATTTGTATCAAGAGATGATTTGCCAGCTTTGGAAGTCTTATAATAGCTTTAAAGGCAGCAGTCAATTTTCAACCTGGATGTATCGGGTATGTCTGAATACCGCTATTACTTATTTTAAAAAAGATAGCAAAAGGTCAAAGTCAACGTTTCGTTTAAATGGAGAAGAACAGTATTTGCGGAATGAAGAGAGTTGTTTGGAAGTTGAAAATCAAATTACCTATCTCTATAAAGCCATTCATGAACTGAATGACATTGAAAAGGCTTTGATTTTCCTATACCTAGAAGGATTTTCTCATTTAGATATTGGTACTAATCTTGGGATTTCAGAAGGAAATGCCAGAGTAAAATTGAATCGGACAAAAAATAAATTACAAGAAATTATAAAGAGAAATGGATATGAATTTTGACGATATTAAAAAATCATGGGATTCACAAGATATTAGTGTACCTAAATTAACGGAAGAAGCCTTAGTTTCCTCTATGGATCGTTTGCCGTTAGATCGCATCCGAAAGAATACGTTGAAGGATATTATCTTGCAAAGTGTTAGTGTTGTAGGAATCGCCTTTTTTCCACAACTCTATAATATGCCAGCGGAAAATACAGTGATGTTTTATGCTGTTTATTTTTTGTTTGCAGTAGTTTCTTTTTACTATATTATCAAAATGGCCATGTTTTATCGTACTTCTAGTACGTTTGAAATGAACTCACGCGATAGTTTGTACGAAGTTTATTTTCATGCGCGAATGTATGTTCAACTCTATGAGAATTTTTGTTTTTCACTGGCTCCATTTGTTATTTTCTTTATTCCATTTTTTATGGGATTCACTTTAGATAAAATGATTCCTCTTTTTACTAATGTGTTTTTTGTCATTTACTTTATCGGTTTATGTCTATTTGTTTTCATCTTGTCTCACTATTGGATTAAACGTTTGTATGGTCGCTATTTGAAACAAATGAAAGAAACATTAGATCAATTTAAAGCCTTGTCTTGATATTTAAGCTAGGGAATGAAATATAAATAATAGGTATGTTGAAGAATAATCAAACAATAAAGATCAAGCGCAATCATATTGTATTTGCGTTTAAGCTGTTTCTGATGGGAATGATGATTGGTGCTTATGTGGCGTATAATCAATAGCTATAAAATAAAGAAGTCCTAGATGTAACCATATAGGACGTCTTGTTTTTCTCTATGCGTGTGGTATTAAATAAATTTCATTTTTTGAATTCGGACCGCATTTAAGATAGCGAGTAAAGCCACGCCTACATCTGCAAAAACGGCTTCCCACATCGTTGCAATTCCACCAGCTCCTAGAATTAGTACAATAATTTTTACAACTAAGGCAAGTGTAATGTTTTGGATAACAATTTTGCGTGTTTCTTTTCCAATGTGAATCGCTGTCGCAATTTTAGAAGGTTGATCCGTTTGAATCACAACATCTGCTGTTTCAATTGCGGCATCACTACCTAAACCTCCCATAGCAATTCCAACATCACTCAGTGCTAAAACAGGGGCGTCATTAATTCCATCTCCTACAAAA
The window above is part of the Myroides odoratus DSM 2801 genome. Proteins encoded here:
- a CDS encoding TraB/GumN family protein encodes the protein MKRLFLLHFLFICTFFTSFAQEQLPKSILWEISGNGLVESSYLLGTFHLVCTEDLHVADKVLTAIEAVDQIALEVNLADIDELMSIQELMVSNTTLSSQLTEEEQEEFRTLLKSKYAIDLEVVDHFPPILAMSMLAVKDIPCEVTGYDMEILNVGLSKKKYFLGLERFKDQIEITNRIYTAKEILTQLREKEETTADFEMMVAAFNQEDIEMLYQMATDSKSLSAEGKTLLLDNRNRAWIEKMIDLMPKERTLFAVGAGHLAGEVGVIALLREKGYTVKAILK
- a CDS encoding RNA polymerase sigma factor, encoding MRVNIEKEFLEQVNDHKGILFKVAKLYMDTKADQEDLYQEMICQLWKSYNSFKGSSQFSTWMYRVCLNTAITYFKKDSKRSKSTFRLNGEEQYLRNEESCLEVENQITYLYKAIHELNDIEKALIFLYLEGFSHLDIGTNLGISEGNARVKLNRTKNKLQEIIKRNGYEF
- a CDS encoding S8 family serine peptidase, whose product is MKKNTLLLFSLFSLWGVSMNAQTEQIRKKIISTYDKLNVEEAKAFEKARIEEKEFAYKMAKENNKPISGITEDGRVFSLQRINENGSYIYYTTSNAGSRKTTRVNDIAPGGSLGLNLDGTGMLVGVWDGQPALDTHVEFQGDTGGSRMTLRRPLLNLGTASQDERLSFERGRSHATHVSGTIAAKGVNASAKGMAPAARIISYDWDRDTQYMRQAARTDALLVSNHSYGYTAIDDGGRPVLAVRDFGTYDFTSADFDKLTFEYKYYQPVIAAGNDRDNFRIINPTKNGNDLLTGSAVAKNTIVVAAVQEVANYTGPASVVMSEFSNFGPTNDFRIKPDISSKGVRVFSSNYELPTPITGVPRTNLYSNSSGTSMAAPSVTGVIALWQQWAMEKNNNAFKSATIRALMAHTADEAGSAKGPDHKFGWGLINAKGGVQILEGSKVSGVVLEENVLVQGSTYEKQFSVGESGINVIVTIAWTDPEGSLTNGDNSDENYAKNNPSLVNDLDLRVFKDGVEYLPWRLNKDFNNLVAQKGDNNVDNIEKIEIEGAEAGIYTAKVTHKGVLRGGSQEFSIIMSRSDFNNLSTEEFELTDLSFAIWPNPVVDQLNVTIPEEVNVKGMSIQVFDMTGRLVQSLPTLSSNQVEVDMKGLSSGTYFVKIKGNGFDKTERIVKK
- a CDS encoding DUF2752 domain-containing protein, whose product is MQIFYRILFYVLLPIGIVVAVSKGLSYFPAVVTCSIKDYTGWDCPGCGGQRAIDAIIKGKFKDAFYYNQLIYLYLGVMLYIYVLFVESYILKNKRFMQRFGFSNTFAFLFVGIILFFFIIRNV
- a CDS encoding cell wall assembly protein — protein: MNSTMVKQEFTALFKGYKIPKELKSLLEFQVSENIPSYYSNAIYLMTEETPLIESFSTEEEFLKAFIPFAEANSSGSIYAFWINNKEVDDLTQTPIVAFGDEGGVFVVAKNIQELLQIAAYDVEAVVFEDEFYFQDKEVLEEEGEFNSAEFCTEYLDWLRTEAKLKPILTIEGVDAIVDHAQTMYQEKLEQYIKRFV
- a CDS encoding CD225/dispanin family protein; this encodes MDHNQFNQEFDHAVSNKQNQMPAKPNNYLALSIVSTILGFCSCIGLLLGIVAIVMSAQSGKKYEQGDYDGAVKAAKNAKIISFIVLAIFVLHIAYSWYNIQQLGGWDAYIETIQEAMRQGQAGM